In the Dermochelys coriacea isolate rDerCor1 chromosome 23, rDerCor1.pri.v4, whole genome shotgun sequence genome, CTCTTGTCTTTATGAATATGGTACTAGAATTGCTTGACAAATGACTTCATTGCTGGCTCTCCTGCTTTAATGGGGTGTAGGCAGCAATTGTAATACCCATCATCCTTTGCACCACTCCATTGTTTAACGGGACAGGGCTAGCACACATGGATGctttttccttctcagcctgaCCAAGCCCCTGGGGTTTGGGAGCTAGGGAGCAGAACAGGAGCCCTGCTCCATCATGTACGCTAGGAATACGTCACCggtgcctgattctgctctgtCACCAGCTATTCTTGCCTTCCAGCTGCCACCCGTATGATCGCTAACAGTTTAAGCCGAGATTCGCCACCTGCTACCCCTGTCCGAAGACCCGACACCAGTACATCCAAAATCTCTGTTACTGTGTCCAACAAAATGGCTGGGAAGAACGCAAAAGCAGGTATGAGGGAAACCTTTGAAATGCAGCATTGGGagctctttttttctctcattaTTCTAAAGTGTTAGGTACTGTTGCTGTCAGCTACCTaccagctgctgtgctccactcCAGTGCTGGTTGTCTTTCAGTGGTGAGCGAGGTGATTTCTGTCTGATTGTGTGATTACTGATaatgttttcgcaaaaagaaaaggagtatttgtggcaccttagagactaacaaatttattagagcataagcttttgtgagctacagctcacttcatcggatgcatttgggggaaaaaacagaggggctgcatccgatgaagtgagctgtagctcacgaaagcttatgctctaataaatttgttagtctctaaggtgccagaagtactccttttctttttgcgaatacagattaacacggctgctactctgaaacctgataatgTTTTGTGATATGGGCCTATAAGGTGCTGTGTAAATATAAATTACCGCTCTAAACAATTGGAGGGGGGAAACTCAAAATTGCCATTATATCCATAACCTCCCACTTCCAGGTCACCAGTTCAGATCCAGCCTAGTCTAGAGGTGCTGCCATCTAGTTCTGTTGGTGAGTGTCACGGTTCAGGGATTTctgcccctctgtcccctcttGTGATCTCATCCAAGTGCACCTACTCCCTCAGGATTCTCCCCTCTCAGACTGGGATACGAGGCTATGGCACTGTGCTTATTCCAAGCAGGTGCTACTGACCTCGGAAGCCATAGGTCTATTCCTCTGAGGGCTTGTGACCAGCACTGGACACGGTGACCCCAACCAGCCCTCTTAAAGCAGAGCATTATTTAATCTCAGCAGGAGGAACCCGGCCTAACGAGAGAATAGAGCTTAAAACAGAAAAAGCCCACATGGGTGTATACCTGCCTAGAGGCTTGTCTTCCCTTGGCAGAGACCCTAGCAGACTCAGCTTCCTCGTCACCCTCAGCCTCAGGAAGTCGGGGGGCAGTTTTTCCCCGTTAACTGTCTGTCCAAACGaatctctctcccctccatgGAGCATGTTTCTTTAAATCCACCTCAGGCTTTTgagctcttcccccatcccctgaaCTCTATGTGTCCCAGTCCTGAGAAAGCTGGATTTGGCAGGGGAAGGCAGCATATCACAGTTAATTGTCTGGGGTGTTTGCTATGGGACTCGTATCTGGGCTGTTGTCTGTTTTCCTAGGTAGTTTCCTGTCTCCCTGGTTACTGAATTAATGCAGTGTGTGCATAACAGTAAACATCTCTGCAATACTCAGACAAACGTATAGAACATATAAAATTCAATCGTCACAGGCAACTCCAAATCCATCAATGGGGGTCTCAGTCCAGGTCCTAGAAGACAGATGTTCCCTTCGCTGAAGTCCACCCCCACAACAATAGGTGGTTGTCAATATTCCCAGCGGAGGAGCCAAGGGCTGCATGGTCAGCAGAGAACGAGCTCTCCTGGGGAAGGCGGGGGCTCCCTCCAGGGCTACCCCCTGTATGTACTTTGTTGGATAGAGGATGTCAGTCCCACGGCTGGAAGGCCTGCTAATGCTAAAGTCCTATTCAAATGGCAGCTGGGTCACAGGTGATCTGCACTGCACGGGGTCTTTGGGGAGTATTTCTGCAAGTTGTTCTGATCCGAAGTCCAGCACTGAAATGTACTTAGCGACTCTGGTTTTGTATTTGCCTCATCATTAGCTGGATCCTGTATGAAAGGAATATGGTGGAAAAACAGGGCCACAGAAATAAACCCAACCATGTTCTTAAATCACTGCGTAAAGGCCTCTAGGCAGAAGTGGTGACCAGGGAACCTTCTGGGCCATGTAATGATCTCCCAAAAGCTCTTTGGATGGAACAGGGAGCTCAGACTAGTTCTTGGGAAGACCGGCTGGAACAGAGCAAATGGCCTCACGGATAGCTGAATTGGCACACTCAGAGCAGCTGGCAGCCCTGCCCCAGTTCTGGGGATGAAGCAGCAGAGGGAGCTTTGGAGTGAGGTCTCCTTGTGGAGACTTCAGTTAGTTCTACCAAATCCACTCCTGAGCAGGGTGGTGTGGTCACCAGTGACACTACAGCCCAGGAGAGGACCCAAGTCCAGCATGGGATGCAGTATCCGTAGTGTTCTTTGATgggtctctttctctttccccgAACTGTTCATCTGCAATGGATCTGCCAGTCATTGAGGCCAGGCAGCTGTCTCCTCTGCAGGCCTTCTGGAGAGCAGAGAGTGCATCACAGCTGCTCTAGGACACTCAACTCCAGCCACAAAGTGTGACTGGTGGGGCTGCAGAGCTGTCAGTGCCTTAATCCGTCCCTAAATATTGACTCCTCTGCCCTGAGCCTCTGGAAGGAAAATGCTTTATCCAGCGGGATCCCCGGAGTGCGGGAGCTGATGGGGTAAAGCTGAAGTTAGCAGAGTCTGATCTCTTCTCCCCTTTGGCTTTTCCCCAGCTTTATGCGATCCAGCGGACGAGAGCCTGGTGGGCCCGGTGAAGCGACGGCGAGTTACAGCGGAGATGGAAGGGAAGTACATCATCAACATGCCAAAAGGTACCACGCCCAGGACTAAGAAAATCCTGGAACAGCAGGCAGCGAAAGGTACCACTGGTATGTTCTTAGCCCCTtggcaaagtgtgtgtttgtgcctTCCCTAGATCCATTTGGCACACGGATGAACCCCGCGTCAAGAGAGACCGGGTGGAGGAgctcatatcttttattggaccaacttctggtggtgagagagatcagctttcgagccacacagagccctcCATCAGGTCTGGGAAGGAACTCCCAGCATCCCAGCAAAGTGCAAGGTGGAACAGTGTTCAGCACATTCAGTCTTATGATCTGTGGTAGcgacttatgctaaacaatctgttccaccctgTAGTTAGTTGTGACGCTCTGGATATGCTTCCCAGCCCCGAAGAAGAGCTGTgtgcttgtctctcaccaacagaagttggtgcagcAAAAGCTATTACCTCGCTCCCCTTGTCTTTAGTATCATGGTACTGACATGGGTACAGCTGCACTGCCTGCCCCCTGATGTCTTACAGAGAATGTGGCTGCTGGTAATTAGCAGAGACCTGGTGCTTAAGACACGCTTGTAAAATAGAATGTGAACGGTACTTCCTTCTCCACACCCACTCAACGAGCTCGTGTGACTCAGAACGGGGGTGAGCCACACCGAACCAGCCCTGTGAGACTGACAAACTAGGGTTCACACACATATGGCCTGATCTAGACATGGATTTGGTACCAGTGGGTGTGATATCATTAACAGTGTGGTTATACTGGTACAGCCCCTAGTGAGAAAGCATTTATGGGTACAGAGGTGCCTTGTACTGGCACAGCTTATTCCTCTCCCCATGTGGAAATAGCTGTACTGGTGTAAAGCATCTGGGCATTGCGTCCACATGAGAGGGTTGTGCACATTCAGTTAGGCTGCTATAGTTAAAGGGGGGCAAGTTTTTAGCCTAGACAAGGCCTTCGTGTATGTGGGACTTTCAAGGGAGGCCTGAAAGCGAAGGTCCTGTTGAGAGTCACACGGAGAGCCCAAGAGCACTTGGCTGGTTTCTGTGAGAATCCTGGCCAAGTGCTCCTTTCCCACAACGTCGAGCAGCATGTTGTACCCTGGCTGCTGTGCTCCACTTCAGAggtgggtgcatgtcaggagaGCTGTGCGCACATGAAGTCTTTGCAGCTCTTTGTGAGCCTTTGGAAGGAAGAGTGGGAGAGGCATGTCAAATGTTCTCCATCGGATGTCGGTGTGGGCACCGTCTGCAGCGGAGTTTGCAGCATCTGCTATATTTATAGAGGCAAAGTAGCCATTTCCTGCTTAACTTTGCTCACATCCGACGCGGTGCCCCTTGTGGTTTTCCTAACACATTCCCGTTTCCTTCTTGTGGAAGCCTGAAAGCCCTTCTCTCATCTTTGCTGCTGCCAGGTGTGCCCAGGACGTCTGTGTTTGACCGGCTGGGAGCTGAGATGAAGGCAGACACAACCACCGGGAATAAGGTGAGAGGGAAGGGTGTTTCCATGGCGGTGGAACCTGACTAGCTTGTGAGAGAGCACAGGGGCTGCGAGCGCCCTGCATCCTGGCCAGAAGTCCCTTGTTGTGCTCTgtgtcccattgaaatccaggGCATGGCTCACCATGAGGGTGGGACAGTCTGACTCCTGGTCTCATAGCCAGGCATGTACCCTTTGCACACACAGGGCGGAAATGCTGTTGGTGGGGGGGTCTCAGagctccttctcctccagcttgGTGTTACTGCTTTGTGGCCCATCGCTGCTGTACCTGGGCTCCCAGGCTGAGTGTTCCTGTTCTCACAGCCGCCTTCATTGCCTTCACGTCGATTCATTCAGGATCCGCAGCCACGGTTGAAAGGCTGAGAAGGTCATTTCTGCTACAGCCGGTGTTCTTTAAATCAGAGAGAACAAACCCTCTGCTCCCTGGCCGTTTGCGGCCTCTGTGGAAAGATTCAggtctgggttccattcctagtGGACAGGTGCTCGTGTCACAGAAATAACCACGATACTTAGCGGCCTTCTTGGCCGCCTTAACCAAGAGAGGGTGTTAAATGATCCACAGAAACGAAAGTCCCCTCTGGGCCATGGTGTGcatgtcggggggaggggggaagcacaTGCCCTGATGCTTCTCTGCCTGTTCTGGAGGTGAAGGACTTGGGTCTCTATGGTTGACACTTAACACCTGTCACTGTCAGCACGTTCACATCAAAACCTGAGACGCACCTGAAACAGAGAGGTGGTGCTGGACTGGGATTGAGGAATCCTGcaatctgttcccagctctgccaccaacctctgggtgaccttgggctagttgtgcccccctgttcctcagtttccccatctctgctaTGGGCTAGATACTGATCTCGTGTTGACATCTAGAGACAGAAATTTCTACGTCAGAGCAAAGTGGTCGTGTGATTATTAACCCACCAGAATTGTACGTCTCTCTCCAATGAACATGAAGTGGAAGAATATTTTACCGACCGTGCTCCATTTTAGGAGAAGAATAATCCCTTGCTCTGATCTAGCACCTTTTGTCAGTGCATCTCGGAGCACATTGCAAAAGAGGGCTATATAATTTCCCCcagttggagaaactgaggcgtGGCATGGAAaggggacttgccctaggtcacccagcaggcagatagcggagctgggaacagaacctgtgtcccagtccagttctcagtccactaggccacactgccttccCATTTGTATTCCTTTTGCGCATGTGTGACTAATGCCTGGGATGCATTGCAGCCTACAGGGGTCTTCAGCCGACTGGGGGACGCACTGGGGGCGGAGGAGGATAAAGCCACAGAGAGCGATGACGACTGCTCCGTCCTGCAGTATGCTGGGGTCCTGAAGAAGCTCTCCAAGCCTTTACACAAGGAAAGTGCCAAACCAGGAGTAACCATCAAAGCAAAAGCCACGAGCTCGGAGGCAAAACCAGCTGTGACGACCATTCGGCgacttggcaacaagagcactaGCCTGGCGGCGAAGGAAAAGAAGCCGGAATCAGCATCCAAAGTCAGTGTCGTACAGAGACTGGGCAAGCCCACCCTGCCCACTGaggcccaggacagcagtgtcaCCAGTACGAAGAACAAAGCTGAGCCGCAATTCAGGATCACTCTAAAGAGGACTTTGGGTAGCGCTAAGGTAAGCAGCACCAGCGAAATCTATAGCGCTCAGATGGACAATACAGGGACTGTTAGTGTCTTTAAAAGACTGGGCAAGAAGGCAAACTGACCCGTGAAAAGCACCTGGAAGGTTTGGTTCTGTAACCGCTAGTGTCCGAACCACTTTGTCCTTTGTCTGCATTGTTACCACTCTCTTTACATGCATGAAACCCTGTGTGGGGGATGCCCAGAGACCCGTCTCTGTCTCCTTCGGCCGGATCGGGGCGCCTGGCTCACACCCAACTTGGCTTGAGTGGAGTGTGCGTTTGCTCTGATCCTGGCTCATTCCTTACCATTAAACTCAAAGGGTGCAAGCTGCTGTGTGAAATGCGTTGGGATTCTTGCATGGTGGGTGCCTACATCAAAACAGAACCATCACAATTGGTGTCAGTTGTGAGCCCCCTTATTTGGAGGCCTCAGCAGAGAAGACCAGGCGAGACTGGGCCATGGAGACTACGCCCCTACTCCCTGCAGTGGGTCTGCGGCATGGCGGAAGCCTGGGCTCTGGATAACGGAGGGTTTTCTTCTCCCAGGCTGTCGTCCGAGCACCTTTCACCAGCGCTAAAGTTCACTGAAAGcttttttctattctttttttctatctttttccTCTGCAGGTTCTTGCCTGTATCTAGGAAGTAGCATCTCGAGGTCTCCGTACAGAGATAATATGGAGTGGGGACACTGTGCTGGAACTCTTGAGTCTAAGAGGGTTTCCTAGCAACCTATAAAACCAAACGTAAGGGCTCCAGAACACTGCGCAGGCGTTTGTTTGAATGTTGTCAGTCCAAGAGTATTAATCTAAGAACCCCGGGAGATGTCTCTTCTCCTTCCGTCCTCACGCCTGCTCTTGTGCGAACTTTTCTTAGTATCTGAGCTAGCACCTGCCTCTTCCCAGTACAGCCTTACGCTTGTATTCCAGGCACGGGTTTCCACCCGGCTCTGTGCAGACATTGCACTCTGAGAGGTGTGGTATGGATTCTAACAGGTCCATGGGCAGCTCCAGTGTCTGCCAGGTGCATGCTAAGAGTATGCGTGGCCTGGATGTATTTGGTCAGTtcaagaaataatattttgtttgcaggggatggggagagagttTGTTCAGACTTCAATGGCCAGTTGCCCTAAACTGTAAAGGCAGCACAATTCTGCACAGGGCCAGCTTTCTCTTCGGATTTCCCAGGTCAGATCGATCGGCCTCATCCGCAGAGGCTAGATACTGGCGTTGCTTTCCCAGAGGCAGCAGAGCTGCCTTCCCCTGAAAGGATTTCAGCACCCTCGTGCCGAGTGGTTTGGTTTTGAGTAGGCCGGAGATTCAGCAGTGAAGTAATTTTGCACATGTGCAAATACAAAGGCAGATGTCTGGCTTTGATTACTTCTCAGCTTCTCTGTCCCCAGGGAAGGCAACAGGCCTTGCTCCCCTTCCTAAAAGGCAGGACTCCTGTACATTATTTTCTGTAGGGAGACTAGACGGTTATGCTGCTGTATCCAGCCTGGGACAGGAGCCAGGGTCACTACCATGCGGTGTGGTGGACCCCATGCAAAGCCCCCTTCTGAGCGGACACGTGTCTGTATCAAAGAACCACCGGTGCAGTTGGTGCCGTCACTCCTGGGGGAAACCTATGCAGAGAGGCCGAGGACTGAGTCCTGGGCAGCAAACTCCTCTCTCCCCTCTAGGTCAGAATGTACATATGACAGGGGCAGCTTGTCCTGTTCCGTGAAGAGTGGGTAGTCATGGGGCTGTGGGCCAGCTAGTTCCAGTAGCTGTTTGTgctcacctctcccccccccccaaagggggTTACTCCTCCCAAGTAGGtactggggggcggggaagaggttAATGCCCATCAGGCTAGCTGGGCAGCTGTCTGGAGTTCACAGACAAAGCTTGGCAGTGTCCTGAGAGAGGTTCCCTGGCTCTGTACCTGCAGGAGCACCAGACTAAGGTGGTCACATGCAGCCCACAGACGTAGAGCATGGCGTGCAGCCGCACCCTCCCTTGGTGACTGCTGCAGGATATTCGGATAAAGAGCACTATGTTAGTGCTAAGTGAGTTATCTTACTAAAGAGAGTGTAACCTGCCGGATAAGCCCCAGCTGGCAACGCTCCATCTTGGCATAGCCGGATATGCTGGGAGCGTCTGCGGGACATGGCGCCGGAGCAAAGATGAGTGGCTGCCGTTGGCTTCCTTACCAACTGATTAAATGTGGTTTTCACTGTAGATCACCTCTGCCCTAACACCAATGGTGTGTTAGCCTGCCATGTTGTTGTGCAGTGTCAGATCTCTCTATTGGTACTGCAGCTGAAGCGCTAGGCTGAAGGACTGACTGTTAATCCAAACAACGATTCCTCCTTCTTTTATCTACTGTTCTTTATTAAGCCAAACAGGAGGTTGTAATGTCTCCGGATGTAGGCCTCCTCCTGAAGGAGATCCTGTCGCATTTTTTGCTGTGGGTTTACTGCATCCCTTTAGCTTTTCTATTTTATATTCTGGTTTTCAGTGGTTGCCTCTATTGGCCTTCCTGTTTGTTCTGAAGTGCTAACTTTTCTTGTGAAACGCCCACTTTGCAGGTTCCTTAGGCTTTATAATGGGGTTAAAACATGAGTGTTCAGCTGTGCAATGGAGATGAGGAGGAGAATCTTTGCGGCAGGGTGTTTCTGAAGGGAGAGGATGCGGGTTATTGGATCCAAGAAAgggaagtttgggttttttttccccccaaagataAAATAGAAAAGTTGGCATAACCCATTACTGAGCATTTTCATCGTGCCTGCGGAAGGAGGGGTAAGTGTTCTGAATGTTTTTACACTGTTTGaggcaaaacactttttttaaggAGAAGAATGAAATCTGCACCCAGGCTACATTGTGTAGTCAGCAGCCAGGAGGCAGTAGAGATTTGTGTAATGCACTTAAGGCACGTGCCATGATTCTTCAAGGATTCAGCGTGCTGTTGCAATAAAGCATAAAAAAAGACGTATTCCTCTCATCTGTCCTTGGGCTTTAATGGACCTCTGCTGCTCGGAAATCCCTTTGGTTGCTTTTAAAGCAGGATTCGTGGTCTGGGGTGCCCTTGCAGATAGGGATAGTCCTGTTGACATACTCAGCACCTTCAGAGCCTCGGTGTGAAAAGGGCTGGACAATGGTGGATGTTATCCCCCTCTCACAGATAAACTGCTAGTCAGAGTGCAGCGGTAACCTGCCCAAGAAAGGGTCATAGCAAATCCAGGGGCAAGGATCGGAGTCCTCATCCCAGTTTGAGATGTCTGACTCTGGCTCCTAGAGACTAatccaccccctcctgcccatGGTGCTCAAAGCGTTTTACCCCTAGCGTTTTGTAGGGAGTTTGTGCTTGTATTGAATATTTGCGGTAGCAGGTACCCCGTTTTTCCATTGACTCTGTTCCCTGCGGCAAAACTACCACGGTGCTGCCCGACAGCATCTGTGAGACACTGTTGTTTTGCTCGTCTCTCCTCTGTCGCCTGGCAAAAGAAAATCTGAGGGTTTTAATTAACGCTTgtcttcctgctcctgctcttcACCAGATCCCAGGGCCAGAAGGGAGCTTTCTGATCGGCTAACCCACCTGCCCTCACTACTGTTGCTTCATCCTTCCCGCCCTGTGCGTCCTTCGCTAAGCAAGCTCTTTACTGAGGATGCTGCTGAGTTCTGCCCCCTTCtttcccccggggggggggataTACTGCCATCTCTGCTTCCTGTGCCAAGGGGTAGCtaagcagctgctgtgttccaccctgccctgtggtgggggtgaggggagaggaggggatgtATGGAATATATACACTGTAAAGTGTGTAGGATGCTACCCAagaattgacaggtttcagagtagcagccgtgttagtctatatttgcaaaaagaaaaggaggacttgtggcaccttagagactaacacatttatttgagcataagctttcgtgagctacagctcacttcatcggatgctgtagctcacgaaagcttatgctcaaataaatgtgttagtctccaaggtgccacaagtcctccttttctttttacccgaGAATTGTGATGTGTGTTGCAACTACACTCTAGCAAATGCTCCCCTGCGGGACCCCTCGGCTGATTTCACTGCTAAATGCGCTTTCTGGGTGTCTGCAAAGGGGGGGGGTTAGCGCACCCCCATGTGTCCTGCCGGCACAGGctgtgctgggctcagccctGCTGCTGGGCGGGTGTGcgcctgggggagtggggctagTGCCTGGGGGGCCTAGGCTCTGGGGTTCTGCTGGCAGCGGGGGGGGATCAGGCCCCCGCCCGGACGCCGGGGTTCCTGTTCCTACCATTAGCCCAACCCCCCCCTTGTTTGCTGCTCCAAAATCAACTATGCTCTATGGAAATTTATGCAAATCTACACAGCGGCCAGAGGGGCGGGGCTCTCAGGGCGCCCCGCCCACCAGCCGTTGCCAGCGTGCGGACGTGGTAGACTGGAAGGCGCGGGTCATgcgccctgggctccagcccggcgCAGGCGCAGTGAGGTGCCGCCTGCCGATGCCGCTTGGCCGCATGCGCAGCGCGCCCTGTCCCGCCGTTTCTGCGCAGTGCGGCCCCGGGGCGGGCCCCGTCCCGCCCCCCGCTTCCGCGGCACTTGGGGCACGGGGGGCGGGGTTTCCGGGAGCGCGGGTGCTGTGGGGCCTGACGCGGCGCTGGAGCTGGGCCCCGCGGGGAGGGAGGCGGCACCGGGATGAGCAGCGGCCGCCGAGGGAGCGCGGGGCGCCCGTGACAGGTGGGGAGGCGGCCCCCCCCCGAGCGGTCCCCGCGATGGTACGGCCCGGGccccccccgccttcccccccccccgccacggtTCCGCCCGGGCCTCCTCCCGCGATGGTACCGCCCGGGCCCCCCCCGCGGTACTGCCTGGGCCCCCGCCTGCTCTCCGCCACGGTACCGCCTTGGCGCCCCCTCCCCACGGTGGTGCCGCCCGGGCCCCTCTCCTCGCCCCCCCGTTCCCCGTCTCTCCGATGGAACCGGCCCGAACCCTCCGGCTGCGGGGGGGTCTCTCTccgggagtgggggaggggggccgggccgggccgcgggggggggtctctctctgcggcggggggggtctctctctgcgggggggggccgggccgggcggcggggggggtctctctctgcgggggggggccgggccgggcggcgggggggggtctctctctgcgggggggggccgggccgggccgggccgggcggcgggggggggtctctctctgcgggggggggccgggccgggccgggcggcgggggggggtctctctctgcggggggggccgggccgggccgggccgggcggcgggggggtctctctctgcgggggggggccgggccgggccgggccgggccgggcggcgggggggtctctctctgcggggggggggccgggccgggccgggcggcgggggggggtctctctctgcgggggggggccgggccgggccgggccgggcggcgggggggggtctctctctcgcgggggggggggggtctctctctgcggggggggggccgggccggccgggcggcggggggggtctctctctgcggggggggggccgggccgggccgggccgggcggcgggggggggtctctctctgcggggggggccgggggggggccgggcgggcggcgggggggggtctctctctgcgggggggggccgggacgggcggcgggcgggcgggggggggggggtctctctctgcggggggggggccggggccgggacgggcgggcggcggggggggggtctctctctgcgggggggggccgggccgggccgggcggcggggggggtctctctctgcggggggggggggccgggccgggcggcgggggggggtctctctctgcggggggggggccgggccgggcggcgggggtgtctctctctgcggggggggggccgggccgggcggcggggggggtctctctctgcgggggggggccgggccgggcggcggggggggtctctctctgcgggggggggcgggccgggccgggcggcgggggggggtctctctctgcgggggggggcgggccgggccgggcggcgggggggggtctctctctgcggggggggggcgggccgggccgggcggcggggggggtctc is a window encoding:
- the C23H19orf47 gene encoding uncharacterized protein C19orf47 homolog isoform X2, with translation MVPRRLEAAPRGPEGRPLLVLAGRRFRLGLAPAPGRRGEAGPARRLFTNVIARPRRGLSGFPTMVSVTMATSEWIQFFKEAGIPPGPAVNYAVMFVDNRIQKNMLLDLNKEIMNELGITVVGDIIAILKHAKVVYRQEMCKAATESVSSNQPSMQSELRRSANSAATRMIANSLSRDSPPATPVRRPDTSTSKISVTVSNKMAGKNAKAALCDPADESLVGPVKRRRVTAEMEGKYIINMPKGTTPRTKKILEQQAAKGVPRTSVFDRLGAEMKADTTTGNKPTGVFSRLGDALGAEEDKATESDDDCSVLQYAGVLKKLSKPLHKESAKPGVTIKAKATSSEAKPAVTTIRRLGNKSTSLAAKEKKPESASKVSVVQRLGKPTLPTEAQDSSVTSTKNKAEPQFRITLKRTLGSAKVSSTSEIYSAQMDNTGTVSVFKRLGKKAN
- the C23H19orf47 gene encoding uncharacterized protein C19orf47 homolog isoform X7, producing the protein MLFQSSRLFTNVIARPRRGLSGFPTMVSVTMATSEWIQFFKEAGIPPGPAVNYAVMFVDNRIQKNMLLDLNKEIMNELGITVVGDIIAILKHAKVVYRQEMCKAATESVSSNQPSMQSELRRSANSAATRMIANSLSRDSPPATPVRRPDTSTSKISVTVSNKMAGKNAKAALCDPADESLVGPVKRRRVTAEMEGKYIINMPKGTTPRTKKILEQQAAKGVPRTSVFDRLGAEMKADTTTGNKPTGVFSRLGDALGAEEDKATESDDDCSVLQYAGVLKKLSKPLHKESAKPGVTIKAKATSSEAKPAVTTIRRLGNKSTSLAAKEKKPESASKVSVVQRLGKPTLPTEAQDSSVTSTKNKAEPQFRITLKRTLGSAKVSSTSEIYSAQMDNTGTVSVFKRLGKKAN
- the C23H19orf47 gene encoding uncharacterized protein C19orf47 homolog isoform X1 gives rise to the protein MVPRRLEAAPRGPEGRPLLVLAGRRFRLGLAPAPGRRGEAGPARRLFTNVIARPRRGLSGFPTMVSVTMATSEWIQFFKEAGIPPGPAVNYAVMFVDNRIQKNMLLDLNKEIMNELGITVVGDIIAILKHAKVVYRQEMCKAATESVSSNQPSMQSELRRSANSAATRMIANSLSRDSPPATPVRRPDTSTSKISVTVSNKMAGKNAKAALCDPADESLVGPVKRRRVTAEMEGKYIINMPKGTTPRTKKILEQQAAKGTTGVPRTSVFDRLGAEMKADTTTGNKPTGVFSRLGDALGAEEDKATESDDDCSVLQYAGVLKKLSKPLHKESAKPGVTIKAKATSSEAKPAVTTIRRLGNKSTSLAAKEKKPESASKVSVVQRLGKPTLPTEAQDSSVTSTKNKAEPQFRITLKRTLGSAKVSSTSEIYSAQMDNTGTVSVFKRLGKKAN
- the C23H19orf47 gene encoding uncharacterized protein C19orf47 homolog isoform X6 gives rise to the protein MLFQSSRLFTNVIARPRRGLSGFPTMVSVTMATSEWIQFFKEAGIPPGPAVNYAVMFVDNRIQKNMLLDLNKEIMNELGITVVGDIIAILKHAKVVYRQEMCKAATESVSSNQPSMQSELRRSANSAATRMIANSLSRDSPPATPVRRPDTSTSKISVTVSNKMAGKNAKAALCDPADESLVGPVKRRRVTAEMEGKYIINMPKGTTPRTKKILEQQAAKGTTGVPRTSVFDRLGAEMKADTTTGNKPTGVFSRLGDALGAEEDKATESDDDCSVLQYAGVLKKLSKPLHKESAKPGVTIKAKATSSEAKPAVTTIRRLGNKSTSLAAKEKKPESASKVSVVQRLGKPTLPTEAQDSSVTSTKNKAEPQFRITLKRTLGSAKVSSTSEIYSAQMDNTGTVSVFKRLGKKAN
- the C23H19orf47 gene encoding uncharacterized protein C19orf47 homolog isoform X3, with product MVPRRLEAAPRGPEGRPLLVLAGRRFRLGLAPAPGRRGEAGPARRLFTNVIARPRRGLSGFPTMVSVTMATSEWIQFFKEAGIPPGPAVNYAVMFVDNRIQKNMLLDLNKEIMNELGITVVGDIIAILKHAKVVYRQEMCKAATESVSSNQPSMQSELRRSANSAATRMIANSLSRDSPPATPVRRPDTSTSKISVTVSNKMAGKNAKAALCDPADESLVGPVKRRRVTAEMEGKYIINMPKGVPRTSVFDRLGAEMKADTTTGNKPTGVFSRLGDALGAEEDKATESDDDCSVLQYAGVLKKLSKPLHKESAKPGVTIKAKATSSEAKPAVTTIRRLGNKSTSLAAKEKKPESASKVSVVQRLGKPTLPTEAQDSSVTSTKNKAEPQFRITLKRTLGSAKVSSTSEIYSAQMDNTGTVSVFKRLGKKAN
- the C23H19orf47 gene encoding uncharacterized protein C19orf47 homolog isoform X8 — translated: MVPRRLEAAPRGPEGRPLLVLAGRRFRLGLAPAPGRRGEAGPARRLFTNVIARPRRGLSGFPTMVSVTMATSEWIQFFKEAGIPPGPAVNYAVMFVDNRIQKNMLLDLNKEIMNELGITVVGDIIAILKHAKVVYRQEMCKAATESVSSNQPSMQSELRRSANSAATRMIANSLSRDSPPATPVRRPDTSTSKISVTVSNKMAGKNAKAALCDPADESLVGPVKRRRVTAEMEGKYIINMPKGVPRTSVFDRLGAEMKADTTTGNKPTGVFSRLGDALGAEEDKATESDDDCSVLQYAGVLKKLSKPLHKESAKPGVTIKAKATSSEAKPAVTTIRRLGNKSTSLAAKEKKPESASKVSVVQRLGKPTLPTEAQDSSVTSTKNKAEPQFRITLKRTLGSAKVLACI
- the C23H19orf47 gene encoding uncharacterized protein C19orf47 homolog isoform X4: MVPRRLEAAPRGPEGRPLLVLAGRRFRLGLAPAPGRRGEAGPARRLFTNVIARPRRGLSGFPTMVSVTMATSEWIQFFKEAGIPPGPAVNYAVMFVDNRIQKNMLLDLNKEIMNELGITVVGDIIAILKHAKVVYRQEMCKAATESVSSNQPSMQSELRRSANSAATRMIANSLSRDSPPATPVRRPDTSTSKISVTVSNKMAGKNAKAALCDPADESLVGPVKRRRVTAEMEGKYIINMPKGTTPRTKKILEQQAAKGTTGVPRTSVFDRLGAEMKADTTTGNKPTGVFSRLGDALGAEEDKATESDDDCSVLQYAGVLKKLSKPLHKESAKPGVTIKAKATSSEAKPAVTTIRRLGNKSTSLAAKEKKPESASKVSVVQRLGKPTLPTEAQDSSVTSTKNKAEPQFRITLKRTLGSAKVLACI